One Streptomyces sp. NBC_01217 genomic region harbors:
- a CDS encoding Na+/H+ antiporter: protein MDALPLVALVAVSAAVAGAARRTPVPPPLLLVAAGLIASYLPGVPTYTLDAHVVLPLLLPPLLYTAAVDSSYLDLRANIRPVALLSVGYVLFATFAVGWLAYRLVPDLPLTAALVLGAVVAPPDAVTAAAIARRVGLPGRVTTILQGESLVNDATAITAYKVALAAAVGEGMSWGAGIGEFLLAAVGGVVVGLALMVPLHWLRTHLKEALLQNTLSLLIPFVAYAAAERVHASGVLAVVVVALYLGHRSWQVDFATRLQEAAVWKMVAFILESAVFALIGLQLPFVLKGLGMYAVADALWYAVGVFLAVVVVRFIWVYPSTYVPRWLSKRIREREPETNWTAPLIVGWAGMRGVVSLAIAFSIPVLTTDGQAFPARNLVLFLTFTTVIGTLVIQGLSLPMLVRVLKLPGRDATAETLAEAQAQSEASTAAETRLEELLTDRRNSLPGPLTDRLRTVLERRRNAVWERLGAANPVTGESADDTYRRLAREMIDAEREVFVRLRNERQIDDEMLRTLLRRLDLEEAAAYREESDAP, encoded by the coding sequence ATGGATGCATTGCCGCTGGTGGCGCTGGTCGCGGTCAGCGCGGCCGTCGCGGGGGCCGCTCGCCGCACCCCCGTGCCGCCCCCACTGCTGTTGGTCGCGGCGGGGCTGATCGCCTCGTATCTGCCCGGGGTGCCGACGTACACCCTGGACGCGCACGTGGTGCTGCCCCTGCTGCTGCCGCCCTTGCTCTACACGGCGGCCGTCGACAGCTCGTACCTCGATCTGCGCGCCAATATCCGGCCGGTCGCGCTGCTCTCCGTGGGTTACGTCCTGTTCGCGACCTTCGCGGTCGGCTGGCTGGCGTACCGTCTCGTGCCCGACCTGCCGCTCACCGCCGCGCTGGTGCTCGGTGCGGTCGTCGCCCCGCCGGACGCCGTCACCGCCGCCGCGATCGCCCGCCGGGTGGGGCTGCCCGGCCGGGTCACGACGATCCTGCAGGGTGAGTCCCTGGTGAACGACGCCACCGCGATCACGGCCTACAAGGTGGCGCTCGCCGCCGCCGTCGGCGAGGGCATGAGCTGGGGCGCCGGGATCGGCGAATTCCTTCTCGCCGCGGTCGGCGGCGTCGTGGTCGGCCTGGCGCTGATGGTGCCGCTGCACTGGCTCCGTACCCACCTCAAGGAAGCGCTGCTGCAGAACACCCTGTCGCTGCTGATCCCCTTCGTGGCGTACGCGGCGGCCGAACGCGTGCACGCCTCCGGGGTGCTCGCCGTGGTCGTCGTCGCGCTCTATCTGGGCCACCGGTCCTGGCAGGTCGACTTCGCGACCCGGCTCCAGGAGGCGGCCGTCTGGAAGATGGTCGCGTTCATCCTGGAGTCCGCGGTCTTCGCGCTGATCGGGCTGCAGCTGCCCTTCGTACTGAAGGGGCTCGGTATGTACGCCGTGGCGGACGCCCTCTGGTACGCGGTGGGCGTGTTCCTCGCCGTCGTCGTGGTCCGCTTCATCTGGGTCTACCCGTCGACATACGTGCCCAGATGGCTGTCGAAACGGATCAGGGAACGCGAGCCCGAGACCAACTGGACGGCTCCGCTGATCGTCGGCTGGGCCGGGATGCGCGGGGTCGTCTCGCTCGCCATCGCCTTCTCCATCCCGGTGCTCACGACCGACGGGCAGGCCTTCCCGGCCCGCAACCTGGTGCTGTTTTTGACCTTCACCACCGTCATCGGCACCCTCGTCATCCAGGGCCTCAGCCTGCCGATGCTGGTACGCGTCCTGAAGCTGCCGGGGCGCGACGCGACCGCGGAGACCCTGGCCGAGGCGCAGGCGCAGAGCGAGGCGTCCACGGCCGCCGAGACGCGCCTTGAGGAGCTGCTCACCGATCGGCGCAACTCCCTGCCCGGACCGCTCACCGACCGGCTGCGCACGGTCCTGGAGCGCCGCCGCAACGCCGTGTGGGAGCGGCTGGGCGCGGCCAATCCGGTGACCGGGGAGTCGGCGGACGACACCTACCGCCGTCTGGCCAGGGAGATGATCGACGCCGAGCGCGAGGTCTTCGTACGGCTGCGAAACGAGCGGCAGATCGACGACGAGATGCTCAGGACCCTGCTCAGACGGCTCGACCTGGAGGAGGCGGCGGCCTACCGGGAGGAGTCGGACGCTCCCTGA
- a CDS encoding 1-aminocyclopropane-1-carboxylate deaminase/D-cysteine desulfhydrase: protein MSFEALDLSRLQPVLPSPLQPAEDERFARHGVRLLLKRDDLIHPELPGNKWRKLAPNLRAAAGRPVLTFGGAYSNHLRATAAAGRLLGFPTIGVVRGDELAGRPLNPSLARCAADGMTLHFVDRTTYRAKARPEVLAGLRSAFGECCVIPEGGSNALAAQGCTELGRELRGPADVVAVACGTGGTLAGLAAGLAPGQRALGIPVLRGGFLGDAVRELQQEAFGGPAGSWSLDERFHFGGYARTTPQLHTFADDFEQRHGLPVERLYVAKLLYALTALAEEGAFPAGTTVAAVVTGRP from the coding sequence ATGTCCTTTGAAGCGCTCGACCTCTCCCGGCTGCAGCCGGTGCTCCCCTCACCCCTGCAACCGGCCGAGGACGAGCGCTTCGCGCGCCACGGCGTGCGGCTGCTGCTCAAGCGCGACGATCTGATCCACCCCGAGCTTCCGGGCAACAAATGGCGCAAACTCGCCCCCAACCTGCGGGCCGCCGCCGGGCGGCCCGTGCTGACCTTCGGCGGTGCGTACTCCAACCATCTGCGGGCCACCGCCGCCGCCGGGCGGCTGCTCGGTTTCCCCACCATCGGCGTCGTACGCGGTGACGAACTGGCCGGGCGCCCCCTCAACCCCTCGCTCGCCCGGTGTGCCGCCGACGGGATGACTCTGCACTTCGTGGACCGCACGACGTACCGCGCGAAGGCCCGTCCAGAGGTCCTGGCGGGGCTGCGAAGCGCCTTCGGGGAGTGCTGTGTCATCCCGGAGGGCGGCAGCAACGCCCTGGCCGCACAGGGCTGTACGGAGCTCGGCCGCGAGCTGCGCGGTCCGGCCGATGTGGTCGCGGTGGCCTGCGGTACCGGCGGCACTCTCGCCGGCCTGGCCGCCGGTCTCGCACCGGGGCAGCGCGCCCTCGGCATCCCGGTGCTGCGAGGCGGCTTCCTCGGCGACGCGGTACGGGAACTGCAGCAGGAGGCGTTCGGCGGGCCCGCCGGGTCGTGGTCCCTGGACGAGCGCTTCCACTTCGGCGGCTACGCCCGTACGACCCCGCAGCTGCACACCTTCGCCGACGACTTCGAGCAGCGGCACGGGCTGCCCGTCGAGCGGCTCTATGTCGCCAAGCTGCTGTACGCGCTCACGGCGCTGGCGGAGGAAGGTGCGTTCCCTGCGGGAACCACGGTCGCGGCCGTGGTCACGGGCCGCCCATAG
- a CDS encoding N-acetylmuramoyl-L-alanine amidase, translating to MSPPMSASTFLKALKNEGLTVVQVGDWRTHNRNHKGPWGPVNGVMIHHTVSRGTATTVRICRDGYPELPGPLCHGVITKDGRVHLVGYGRANHAGLGDDEVLRAVIAEKRLPTDNEANTDGNRHFYGFECENLGDGEDPWPAVQLEAIEKAAAAVCRHHGWTSRSVIGHKEWQPGKIDPRGFTMDSMRARIHERLK from the coding sequence ATGTCCCCGCCCATGTCCGCGAGCACCTTTCTCAAGGCCCTGAAGAACGAAGGGCTCACCGTCGTCCAGGTCGGCGACTGGCGTACCCACAACCGCAACCACAAGGGCCCCTGGGGCCCGGTCAACGGCGTGATGATCCACCACACGGTCAGCAGGGGCACCGCCACCACCGTCCGCATCTGCCGCGACGGCTACCCGGAGCTGCCCGGCCCGCTGTGCCATGGCGTGATCACCAAGGACGGCCGGGTCCACCTGGTCGGCTACGGCCGGGCCAACCACGCCGGACTCGGCGATGACGAGGTACTGCGCGCCGTCATCGCCGAGAAGCGCCTCCCGACCGACAACGAGGCCAACACCGACGGGAACCGGCACTTCTACGGCTTCGAGTGCGAGAACCTGGGCGACGGCGAGGACCCCTGGCCCGCCGTCCAGTTGGAAGCCATCGAGAAGGCCGCCGCCGCGGTCTGCCGTCACCACGGCTGGACGTCCCGCTCGGTGATCGGCCACAAGGAGTGGCAGCCCGGCAAGATCGATCCCCGCGGCTTCACGATGGACTCCATGCGGGCCCGTATCCACGAACGCCTGAAGTGA
- a CDS encoding globin domain-containing protein, translating into MLSETSTATVRATLPAVGAAIGDIADLFYRKLFDAHPELLRNLFNRGNQASGAQRQALAGSIAAFATQLVEHPDTRPDVMLSRIAHKHASLGITAAQYDSVHTHLLAAVAEVLGDAVTPEVAAAWDEVYWLMAGALISIEERLYAQQGVVAGDVWREWEVTTRIEETADVATFQLRPADGSPAPAFRPGQYVSVQVELPDGARQIRQYSLSSAPGSPLRSITVKRVRGGGSPDGEVSRHLHAEVGVGDRLRVSAPYGDLVLDSADAPLLLASAGIGCTPMLSMLDHLAATGHRAPVTVVHGDRSPADHAMRTDHALLTGKLPDASAHFWYEDPEPGHPSDRTGLVDLSGLAVASGTHAYLCGPLPFMRTVRTQLLAKGLPAADIHYEVFGPDLWLAQD; encoded by the coding sequence ATGCTCTCCGAGACGTCCACCGCCACCGTCCGTGCCACGCTTCCCGCCGTGGGAGCGGCCATCGGAGACATCGCCGATCTCTTCTACCGCAAGCTCTTCGACGCCCACCCCGAGCTGCTGCGCAACCTCTTCAACCGCGGCAACCAGGCGTCCGGCGCCCAGCGCCAGGCCCTCGCGGGCTCCATCGCCGCCTTCGCGACCCAGCTGGTCGAGCACCCGGACACCCGCCCCGACGTGATGCTCAGCCGGATCGCGCACAAGCACGCCTCGCTCGGCATCACCGCCGCGCAGTACGACAGCGTGCACACCCATCTGCTCGCCGCCGTCGCCGAGGTGCTCGGCGACGCGGTCACCCCCGAGGTCGCCGCCGCCTGGGACGAGGTCTACTGGCTGATGGCGGGCGCCCTGATCTCGATCGAGGAGCGGCTGTACGCACAGCAGGGCGTCGTCGCCGGTGACGTGTGGCGCGAGTGGGAGGTGACCACCCGGATCGAGGAGACGGCGGATGTCGCCACCTTCCAGCTCCGCCCTGCCGACGGCTCCCCCGCCCCCGCCTTCCGCCCCGGGCAGTACGTCTCCGTACAGGTGGAACTCCCCGACGGGGCCCGCCAGATACGCCAGTACAGCCTCTCCAGCGCCCCCGGTTCGCCGCTGCGCTCGATCACCGTCAAGCGGGTGCGCGGCGGCGGCTCGCCCGACGGCGAGGTCTCCCGTCATCTGCACGCCGAGGTCGGCGTCGGCGACCGGTTGCGGGTCTCCGCCCCGTACGGCGACCTCGTGCTCGACTCCGCCGACGCCCCGCTCCTGCTCGCCTCCGCGGGCATCGGCTGCACCCCGATGCTCTCGATGCTGGACCACCTCGCGGCCACCGGCCACCGCGCCCCGGTCACCGTCGTGCACGGCGACCGCTCCCCCGCCGACCACGCGATGCGCACCGACCACGCCCTGCTCACCGGCAAACTCCCCGACGCCTCCGCCCACTTCTGGTACGAGGACCCGGAGCCCGGCCACCCCTCCGACCGCACCGGCCTGGTCGATCTGAGCGGCCTCGCCGTCGCCTCCGGCACCCACGCCTACCTCTGCGGACCGCTGCCCTTCATGCGCACCGTACGCACCCAGTTGCTGGCCAAGGGCCTTCCCGCGGCCGACATCCACTACGAGGTGTTCGGCCCCGATCTGTGGCTCGCCCAGGACTGA
- a CDS encoding RrF2 family transcriptional regulator, whose amino-acid sequence MRLTRFTDVALRVLMRLAVVENEDPPTTREVAATMQVPYTHAAKVVARLQHLGLIEARRGRGGGLSLTGAGRSASVGRLVRELEEPGDVVECEGATPCPLRSACRLRGALRQAEEAFYASLDPITVSELVASPTGPVLIGISSGRPAAD is encoded by the coding sequence ATGCGGCTGACGAGATTCACCGACGTGGCGCTGCGCGTACTGATGCGCCTCGCCGTCGTGGAGAACGAGGACCCGCCGACCACCCGGGAGGTGGCGGCGACCATGCAGGTGCCGTACACGCACGCCGCGAAGGTGGTCGCCAGGCTCCAGCACCTCGGCCTCATCGAGGCGCGCCGGGGCCGCGGCGGCGGGCTCAGCCTCACCGGAGCGGGCCGGTCCGCCTCGGTCGGCCGGCTCGTACGGGAGCTGGAGGAGCCCGGCGACGTCGTCGAGTGCGAGGGCGCCACCCCCTGCCCCCTGCGCTCGGCCTGCCGGCTGCGCGGCGCCCTGCGCCAGGCGGAGGAGGCCTTCTACGCCTCGCTCGATCCGATCACCGTCTCCGAACTCGTCGCCTCCCCCACCGGACCAGTACTGATCGGCATCAGCAGCGGCCGCCCGGCCGCCGACTGA